A stretch of the Trueperaceae bacterium genome encodes the following:
- a CDS encoding CsgG/HfaB family protein: MYDRRLAAVAFAAAMLLAACAPATGPAADLAALDAPCAQDPPPTVAVVDFANTTGTYGTTIVGVEDAATARLITLMKASGCYVVVERSELVNVMQRQGLESLDPVELARAAGAGYVVTGAVTRGTIARPGASVFGVSLGETRAEVEVDVRATDIITGEVVVSMTGAGRSSSPNVAVSAIPVAGLIRFDDPAVGPLLAEAAEQAVNQVVAAIRASF; the protein is encoded by the coding sequence ATGTACGACAGACGCCTCGCGGCGGTCGCCTTCGCGGCGGCGATGCTCCTGGCAGCCTGCGCGCCAGCGACCGGGCCCGCGGCCGACCTGGCGGCGCTGGACGCGCCCTGCGCCCAGGACCCGCCCCCGACCGTGGCCGTCGTCGACTTCGCGAACACGACGGGCACCTACGGCACCACGATCGTCGGCGTGGAGGACGCCGCGACGGCCCGCCTGATCACCCTCATGAAGGCCTCGGGCTGCTACGTCGTCGTCGAGCGCAGCGAGCTCGTGAACGTCATGCAGCGGCAGGGCCTCGAGTCGCTGGACCCCGTGGAGCTCGCCCGCGCCGCCGGCGCCGGCTACGTGGTCACCGGCGCCGTCACCCGCGGCACCATCGCCAGGCCGGGCGCCAGCGTCTTCGGGGTCTCGCTCGGCGAGACCCGCGCAGAGGTCGAGGTGGACGTCAGGGCCACCGACATCATCACCGGCGAGGTCGTCGTGTCGATGACGGGCGCGGGCAGGTCGAGCAGCCCCAACGTCGCCGTGTCCGCGATCCCGGTGGCGGGGCTGATCCGCTTCGACGACCCGGCGGTCGGTCCCCTGCTGGCGGAGGCGGCCGAGCAGGCGGTGAACCAGGTCGTGGCGGCGATCCGCGCGTCGTTCTAG
- the aspS gene encoding aspartate--tRNA(Asn) ligase, producing the protein MTGTTTESERARARTLVSGLADRVGDVVRLQGWVLTRRDLGGVGFLLLRDRSGVVQCVVERAVSGRGGLHGLPLHESYVSLTGRVVAHAKAPGGVEVHASSLEVVSEAAAPPPVELAKEEWHANPDTLLAYRHVTVRSPRARAALKVQAVLVRAFRALLDERGFTEVFTPKLVSAGAEGGANLFEVDFYGQRAYLAQSPQLYKQIMVGVFERVYETAPVYRAEKSHTSRHLSEYLSLDVEFGPIDDEGDVMDLQEAVVKGMLRAAVDACPAELALFGAGPPDLSAPVPRVPLLEARELVRERYGHEPGGKDLDPEAERLIGRWAKEEHGSDLVFVTKFPQAARPFYTYPEDGGLTRGLDLIFRGVEITSGGQRAHRYEVLVQELAKRGMDPEDFADYLEVFKHGMPPHGGFAIGAERLTALLLGIQNVRFARAFPRDAQRLSP; encoded by the coding sequence ATGACCGGCACGACGACAGAGAGCGAACGAGCGCGCGCCCGCACCCTGGTGAGCGGGCTGGCGGACCGCGTGGGCGACGTCGTGCGTCTGCAGGGCTGGGTGCTGACGCGGCGCGACCTGGGCGGCGTCGGCTTCCTGCTGCTGAGGGACCGCTCGGGCGTCGTGCAGTGCGTCGTCGAGCGCGCCGTCTCGGGGCGCGGCGGCCTCCACGGCCTGCCGCTCCACGAGAGCTACGTGTCGCTCACGGGACGCGTCGTCGCCCACGCGAAGGCGCCGGGCGGCGTCGAGGTGCACGCCTCGTCGCTCGAGGTCGTCAGCGAGGCCGCCGCCCCGCCGCCGGTGGAGCTCGCCAAGGAGGAGTGGCACGCGAACCCCGACACGCTGCTCGCCTACCGCCACGTGACGGTCCGCAGCCCGCGCGCCAGGGCGGCCCTGAAGGTGCAGGCGGTGCTGGTGAGGGCGTTCCGCGCGCTCCTCGACGAGCGGGGCTTCACCGAGGTGTTCACTCCCAAGCTGGTCAGCGCCGGCGCCGAGGGCGGCGCGAACCTCTTCGAGGTCGACTTCTACGGCCAGCGCGCCTACCTGGCGCAGTCGCCGCAGCTCTACAAGCAGATCATGGTCGGCGTCTTCGAGCGCGTCTACGAGACGGCGCCCGTCTACCGCGCCGAGAAGAGCCACACCAGCAGGCACCTCTCCGAGTACCTCTCGCTCGACGTCGAGTTCGGGCCCATCGACGACGAGGGCGACGTCATGGACCTCCAGGAGGCGGTCGTCAAGGGCATGCTGCGCGCCGCCGTCGACGCCTGCCCGGCCGAGCTCGCCCTGTTCGGCGCCGGGCCGCCCGACCTCTCGGCGCCGGTGCCGCGGGTCCCCCTGCTGGAGGCCCGCGAGCTGGTGCGCGAGCGCTACGGGCACGAGCCGGGCGGCAAGGACCTCGACCCCGAGGCCGAGAGGCTCATCGGCCGCTGGGCCAAGGAGGAGCACGGCTCCGACCTCGTGTTCGTCACCAAGTTCCCGCAGGCGGCGCGGCCCTTCTACACCTACCCGGAGGACGGGGGCCTCACGCGCGGCCTCGACCTGATCTTCCGCGGCGTCGAGATCACCTCGGGCGGCCAGCGCGCGCACCGCTACGAGGTGCTCGTCCAGGAGCTGGCCAAGCGGGGCATGGACCCGGAAGACTTCGCCGACTACCTCGAGGTGTTCAAGCACGGCATGCCGCCGCACGGCGGCTTCGCGATCGGCGCCGAGCGCCTCACGGCCCTGCTGCTGGGCATCCAGAACGTGCGCTTCGCGCGCGCCTTCCCGCGCGACGCGCAGCGGCTGTCGCCCTGA